A section of the Saccopteryx leptura isolate mSacLep1 chromosome 4, mSacLep1_pri_phased_curated, whole genome shotgun sequence genome encodes:
- the SLITRK1 gene encoding SLIT and NTRK-like protein 1 produces MLLWILLLETSLCFAAGNVTGDVCKEKICSCNEIEGDLHVDCEKKGFTSLQRFAAPTSQFYHLFLHGNSLTRLFPNEFANFYNAVSLHMENNGLHEIVPGAFLGLQLVKRLHINNNKIKSFRKQTFLGLDDLEYLQADFNLLRDIDPGAFQDLNKLEVLILNDNLISTLPANVFQYVPITHLDLRGNRLKTLPYEEVLEQIPGIAEILLEDNPWDCTCDLLSLKEWLENIPKNALIGRVVCEAPTRLQGKDLNETTEQDLCPLKNRVDSSLPAPPAQEETFAPGPLPTPFKTNGQENRATPGSAPNGGTKIPGNWQIKIKPTAAIATGSSARNKSPVSGLPCPGGCSCDHIPGSGLKMNCNNRNVSSLADLKPKLANVQELFLRDNKIHSIRKSHFVDYKNLILLDLGNNNIATVENNTFKNLLDLRWLYMDSNYLDTLSREKFSGLQNLEYLNVEYNAIQLILPGTFHAMPKLRILILNNNLLRSLPVDVFAGVSLSKLSLHNNYFMFLPVAGVLDQLTSIIQIDLHGNPWECSCTIVPFKQWAERLGSEVLLSDLKCETPVNFFRKDFMFLSNDEICPQLYARISPTFTPHSKNSTGLAETGTHSNSYLDTSRVSISVLVPGLLLVFVTSAFTVVGMLVFILRNRKRSKRRDANSSASEINSLQTVCDSSYWHNGPYNADGAHRVYDCGSHSLSD; encoded by the coding sequence ATGCTGCTTTGGATTTTGTTGCTGGAGACGTCTCTTTGTTTTGCCGCTGGAAACGTTACAGGAGACGTTTGCAAAGAGAAGATCTGTTCCTGCAATGAGATAGAAGGGGACCTACACGTAGACTGTGAAAAAAAGGGCTTTACAAGTCTGCAGCGTTTCGCCGCCCCGACTTCCCAGTTTTACCATCTATTTCTGCATGGCAATTCCCTTACTCGACTTTTCCCTAATGAGTTTGCTAACTTTTATAATGCGGTTAGTCTGCACATGGAAAACAATGGCTTGCATGAAATCGTTCCTGGGGCTTTTCTGGGGCTGCAGCTGGTGAAAAGGCTGcatatcaacaacaacaaaataaaatcttttcgaAAACAGACTTTTTTGGGGCTGGACGATCTGGAATACCTCCAggctgattttaatttattacgaGATATAGACCCCGGGGCCTTCCAAGACTTAAATAAGCTGGAGGTACTCATTTTAAATGACAATCTCATCAGCACCCTACCTGCAAACGTGTTCCagtatgtgcccatcacccacctCGACCTCCGGGGAAACAGGCTGAAAACGTTGCCCTACGAGGAGGTCTTGGAGCAAATCCCTGGAATTGCCGAGATCCTGCTCGAGGATAACCCCTGGGACTGCACCTGTGACCTGCTCTCCCTGAAAGAATGGCTGGAAAACATTCCCAAAAACGCTCTGATCGGCCGAGTGGTCTGCGAAGCCCCCACCAGACTGCAGGGTAAAGACCTCAATGAAACCACTGAGCAGGACTTGTGTCCTTTGAAAAACAGAGTGGATTCTAGTCTTCCGGCGCCCCCTGCCCAAGAAGAGACCTTCGCTCCTGGCCCACTGCCAACTCCTTTTAAGACAAATGGGCAAGAGAATCGTGCCACCCCAGGGTCTGCTCCCAACGGAGGTACGAAGATCCCAGGCAACTGGCAGATCAAAATCAAACCCACGGCAGCGATAGCGACCGGCAGCAGCGCCAGAAACAAGTCCCCAGTCAGTGGCTTGCCCTGCCCGGGGGGCTGCAGCTGCGACCACATCCCAGGGTCGGGTTTAAAGATGAACTGCAACAACCGAAACGTGAGTAGCTtggctgatttgaagcccaagctcGCCAACGTGCAGGAGCTCTTCCTGCGAGATAACAAGATCCACAGCATCCGCAAATCTCACTTCGTGGATTACAAGAACCTCATTCTTCTGGATCTGGGCAACAACAACATCGCCACGGTCGAGAACAATACTTTTAAGAACCTTTTGGACCTCAGGTGGTTGTATATGGATAGCAACTATTTGGACACACTGTCCCGGGAGAAATTCTCCGGGCTGCAGAACCTCGAGTACCTGAACGTGGAGTACAACGCGATCCAGCTGATCCTCCCGGGCACCTTCCACGCCATGCCCAAGCTGAGGATCCTCATTCTCAACAACAACCTGCTGAGGTCCCTGCCCGTGGACGTCTTTGCCGGGGTCTCGCTCTCTAAGCTCAGCCTGCACAACAACTACTTCATGTTCCTCCCGGTGGCCGGGGTGCTGGACCAGCTAACGTCCATCATCCAGATAGACCTGCACGGAAACCCCTGGGAGTGTTCCTGCACCATCGTGCCTTTCAAGCAGTGGGCAGAACGCCTGGGCTCCGAAGTGCTGCTGAGCGACCTCAAGTGTGAGACGCCGGTGAACTTCTTCAGGAAGGATTTCATGTTCCTCTCGAATGACGAGATCTGCCCCCAGCTGTACGCGAGGATCTCGCCCACGTTCACGCCACACAGTAAAAACAGCACCGGGTTGGCAGAGACCGGGACGCACTCCAACTCCTACCTAGACACCAGCAGGGTGTCCATCTCGGTTCTGGTCCCGGGACTGCTGCTGGTGTTCGTCACCTCCGCCTTCACGGTGGTGGGCATGCTCGTGTTTATCCTGAGGAACCGAAAGCGCTCTAAGAGAAGAGACGCCAACTCTTCGGCGTCCGAAATCAATTCCCTACAGACAGTCTGTGACTCTTCCTACTGGCACAACGGGCCTTACAACGCAGATGGGGCCCACCGAGTGTACGACTGCGGCTCCCACTCGCTCTCAGACTAA